The genome window AacattatattgaaaatattatcttATCGTATCTAAGATACGACTCCCTGAATTTCATGTCGCTCTCAGTagctgataaaaataaaataaagagggATTAAAGTACTTTTGAGGAAGGTAGGTAACGTGCATCGTTATATCGCATGTAATCGTACGAGGTGTATGAAAATAACGAGAAAGTATTCTCTTGCTTTCTATTTCACCGTGATTGATCGAATCCTGCACATGtatattcatattaattttaattataaggtGTACTTCGATTCCTAGCTGATCTTAATTCTATTATCGTAACGATCTCTCCTGAGATATCTgccgaatattttttaaacattttcagaTGTGCTTATAGACCagacgaaagaagaaaacttcttCGATTAATTGAACAGTTACTCTCTAACTTAATCTAAGTAACGAAGGTACACATGTTATCGACCAGGAGGAGTAATCAGGATAAAGTGATCGCGATATCGGCGCAATTTCTGAATGTCTTTTGAGATCCACATCCGAATGAGACTTCTCCGTTATAACATCGAGAAACGTGGTTTCCAATTTCATAAGTCCACCTAAGCACACAATGTTCGCAGATCACATTCGGTGGCAGCTGGATTGATATGTAGAAGTCCTTTTCATAATTTGGTAGGTAAAACTTGTCGTCAGGGTAGCTGTTGTACAACTGAAGCGGATATTGATTGAAACACATCTCGGTCTCGAGATCGTTCGGTCCTTCCAAGGGGCATAGATTGAATCGGAAGTGTCCCAGGTCGTTAGCAATCAGTTTCACCTTTACGTTAATAATACTGCCTACTTTGTACCTAAAATAACATAGAAATATTAATCAACGTGGCTTTCGAGATATCTCGAAATTTGGAAATCTAGTTTTTAAAGCGTTCACATTATAAAAGTGTTATCGCTAAGATATGAAATCATTCGTAGCATTTCGATAGAAAGTGGTTTTATCTACTAAGTGTTAtaacgaaaattatattttagatattttatatattatatatatctcttTGTAtttattccatatatttttgtatccttacatttttacataaatgtacaaaaatccGCTCTCCAACGAGGAAATGAGCTTACCTTTGGACGATCACGCCGGTTCCATAAAGTCCACCGTTTTCATTTGGTCTAGGTCGTGGCATAGCGTAATCGTCACCGCATACTCCACACAATCCATTATTTTGCGTGAACTGAATCTGTGAGGCAAAAcgaattgattaatttttttttcatttcttggtCACATCTCCAACGTCGCCTGCTCGAAGCCTTCATTTCTACATTCCTGTCAGGCGTGTTGCAGTTCCAACGTGTGAGGATTTTGTTCGTTCTCGAATCAAAATTCGTCTTCGATAGAATATCTTAATACTATTTGATTGATAACAAAACTATATCTAGTTTGCTttctatattactatatttacaAAACTATATTTACTTTGCTTTTCAGAAAATTTCAGTTATTATTTCAGAGCAGTGAATAGAATTCTTACGGTCGGCCCCCCGCAGGAAAGTTCATGGTCGTTGATATTCACTTCAACGGGGAATCCTTTGCGCCAGGCGCTGCTTCTGCTAATGGGATCAATCATCATGCCTTGTCCATGAATCTCCCAAAGTAAAATACCAAACAGGCAGATGATCAGTGAAAATTTCGCGAACGTCATCATCGACTTCTTGGCCGTGCGACTTCTCTTACGATCGACGTACTATGAACTGTTCTTACAGTTACTGTTCCACATCCTTATATAGCGTGACTCGTTGAAGTATCGCAAGATGTACAGAAACTAATGTTCGACCGGTGATTATCTTATCACGTTGAAGAAATTGCGTTCTATCACAATGGTTCCATTGTTTACTGCCTTTGGCACAGCAATATGTATATCCATGTAAGAAGAATTTTCAGTAATatgttaatttttcatttgaagaaagagaaaaaaaaattccaTTCACCGCGTTTGTTACTTGTGGTGCTCATGTATGTAGAAACTTTGAATAAAGTGAAATAAATGTTATACAAAAACTATCTGTTCAATGCATAATTCAATTAATGCaaaattaaattcactttaataCCGTGGAATTAAGTTTTTCTGCGtgcaacaattttttttttgttgtaacCTCGATTCACAACTCGTGAATCTGATAATGGTTCATTAATTCTTTCAAGTAGATTTTATTATACACGAATATATGCATGAATATTCATGAATATTTGGCAATATAGGAAGTATAATGGACAAATAATATCTTCTTAATATCATACTTTTTATCAATAAAAAGACGAACGATATGTAAGTAATACTATCTTTGAGAACAAATgataatatttcacgttttgttataGTACTTTTCCTAATCATCACTTCCCTCGTAGTTTGCTGTTTCCTGTTCGATGCCAGGCTTTCCTGTGTAACATTAACGACTTCTCTTGGGTTACAATAACATCGATGACAACGTACTTCGCATCTTATTGTGAGTCGCATGcgtttttgttcctccggtcattCAATCATGTCGCAGGATGAAAGGTTCGAGCTGACACGAGCACGTTGTATCACGTAGAATTTTTGATGAGCacagtgaccgcgggtatttattATACCCATGAGTGGTAACATTTTGactatgttttatttattagttcAGGCTAGGTCTTCTTGCATATCGCGtttttgaatattaataataatacatgaATTATTAATTCGGGTGTATAATTTTgacataatattataatataaaaatagttgaTTTAAATGATATAATGTTGATAATTTATGCATGTATGATTgaaattcacagtatatgtttattatcattaattgtAAAATCAGCGTATTTTCGGTATGATTATTTGCAAAAATGAGATTAAAATTAGTTCAtgtatgaataaatataatatgaatattcgAATAAATGTTGGATATTATATTATCATTGTTTAAGTATTTTCTAGTTTAGAAGTAGAATATTTCACGACTTCGTGGTATGAGAATTGTAATTGTAAGTGAAATTATTGGAATATTAATGGTGATACGTATTGCAgttgtaattattaataatacttgATTTCATCTTCTGGCTTAGGATAGTATCATTGACGAGGTATCTActagtataaaaataattttattatgtgtTTCTCGTGTCCAATGCAATTTTAAAAACTGGCAAATGATGCAAAAGACTTGGAATTGATATGTACATGTAATAAGCTTCATTAAATATAAACAAGCATCATACTTTACACCGCGTATTCGCTATTAAAGAACGCTATCGTAAGTGTTAAAACCCCTATTACCATTTTCGAGTAATTTTTAATGATACCGACTCAGTGGAAAATATGGttacaataaaattgtacatatgGTGCTTAATAAATGGCACTATAACATTCTACCAgggattaatttcatttttaataaatacatacaaaAATAGATTCGAGATAGGCTTAAATGTAGTTATTTCGTGAACAATTAAAAACTTCATTCTATAAGTCTGATAAGACTAAATGCATTTTTGTGCCAAACATTTTGCGGGCCATCGGCCTTCGTTCTTTTCGTGTCACATGCCACGTTATCGATTCGGTATTGGTTTGAATTAAAACTGAGATCtatgaaattattcattttatataactgaaaaatttaaaaattaagacTTATAAGTAAGGCTTAAAATTAgcgatagaaatgaaaattaagacTTAAATGTAACTGAGACATGATCCGTCTCATATCAAATAATAGTAACTCATTCGTAGCTCTTATCTAAGAGAAATTTTGATGTTCCATTTTACCCCACTTTATCctctatttttgtataaaaaggCGCACATAATAAAATTAGCTtagacatatttattttaaatttagcCGAAGCTAAAACACACCTATCCAACGTGCACAATACTCTACAAATAAATTGTAAGACGCATGCATCCCACTGGCTGTTAGCTGTTTAAGCtaagaattgaaattaattatcttaACCCAAAACTTAAAAATAAGTGCATACTATGCACCATCCATCTCCTACAGAACGATTATACAGATTGCATAGATCTTTATCAGTTTGAAAGTAAGCATACACTACACGATATCTATCTGCCACAGAACTATTACACGCATGATTACATAGATTATATAATAAACCATAGCTTGGTCTACGTATATCGATAATGCACGTAGCAgtggacagagagagagagagagagagagagagagagagatccgatgaatgcagtcggagggtttgggcagtttgtgaacgcaactctaaaATAAGTAGAATTCGCGATGGAACAATATCGCAACGCTAACTCTTATAgggaatttaatgaaaattactatttactatatgaaaaagctactttaaatattctGATATTGCAACTTGCAatactataaaattaattgaaaacaaacatttttataatctaattttaaacaatagaaAACAGGATAAATTCTGATATGTATAGTTCTAtaagaaattctaaaaattcataataatatttgcaaaaaataatCGTGATATCATAATTGGCAACTCTGAAGCAAACGGGATTATCATTTTATctcaactctaattcaaaccgtaatcatttcctcgccataaaaataaaaagccgCGATGTTATCTTGCAACTATAATACAACTAATTAATTTATCGCAACACTGTTAGGAAAAATCGCGAGTGGAGGACTGACATATCGCAGTGCAAacatttaggaggttgccgaTGAACGATGTCCGAtgaatgcagtcggagggtttgggcagtagatatttgccatttgcaaatattcatacggaatattaacatgcatatttataaataacacgaatatattctcaagtgtatatgtttaaactaattattaaaaaactaattattataatcgcgctgtgcaagaagacctgtcctaaactaataaatttgaaaagagAGTGTTAATTCTCatgggtataaaaaatacccgcgatCACTATgttcgcaaaaatttctacgtagtacaacTGGTcaccgtgccgattcggacctttcatcctacgacatgattgagtgaccggaggaacaaaaatgcatgtgactcaccgttcgaagcggagaaacaggacgtaccatggatgctgcgcTATCCTAGGAAAGATcatcagggagactaacatcaggcagaAACATAaggtccagtggtggaaatggaagttgcgaaaaatctgttacagaatgAGTGATTGCTGGTTATTTAAAAAgctggagataatgaaaaataaaggtttattaattttagtaattttagtaataataaagattgaaaatcTAATAAACTTcgataagtataaaaactaaaactctaatatgaaagtttaaaatataaaaattaagaatctaatgattttttaaatatgttagtcatttgtttcataattcggtattaagacTTTAAcgcttattttatttcaatgagaGAATAACCTCAGAAAATGCTAACCGCCCAAATTTTCAATCGGATTGTGTTTCTTAATTGATAGtggttaaagaaaaatatacagaatagacATAATTGAAGTACGATATGTAAAGTtacttacatttttggcttttggTGCATTCTCAAAAGAGATAAAGAAGTTGAAGCTGTGATatgtctataacaaaacataaaatatcatcaatgtcgttaatacataataaaaaacatggaactttagcaattcagtgatttttgatacgtatcagacagttttattgtactttaatgttaagactttaagactttatttcaattaaaaaggacatttacaaCTTTCTAAATTATCAATCatttttactttataattaacaatatttcaaacaaaatataataaatagaagaaattgaaatacaatatataaaattatttacattcttgagctcctggagaggctttatcctcttgagggaggcactgactctaataccgaaaacgaatattcaaaaaaataaatataaaaagaaataaaagacttCCGCGTTAAATTATGATCGctaccgcttaaattatgatcggcgAACAAGAACTCTAATATCgtgtacaaatttaattgataaaagtttattactttcgcgtgtgattatccGATCGAATTTGATCAAAagtatcgtgattttaaaatattgaaaagaaattattgcgtagcaaacactgactctacaaccgcattgcgcgcggtcacaaatattcccTGAAAATAAAGCTTTCTAATAACGGGGTGGATAGGGAGGGTGGAAAAGAAGCTAAATATCGTTTTggcaattttcttctttttcctatcGGACactaatttagaaaatactgctatttttttacacttaaaaattgttattaagaaattggaataagtttgaaaaagtttatttagttgaaaattgtgagatatttctcgatagcgaacaaatgcttacgaatatcGTGAATGCAATGTAATCGTttgcaagaattatactgtACGCAATTTgaatatatactgcgaattttcgttattagaatacgaaatatacgttccactaatacactatagtcgcgtattataaatattggaaaatatttgcaagaatttaaaagttcgccactaaatataCTTAAAGAATACTGCACAAATGCGCGCGAAaccttgtttcgaggtatttcgatctaactgttactattacTAATTTACTTAATCGTTTTTACGTTCATCTTATTATTCCAAATAATCACTGTAaaacttaaattttattatgaaagcTTACGAAAGAAGCTAATATTAGAAGTTAATATAGTAACAGTATCATTTAGTAAATAGACGActgaatagaaattaaaatagaaagttTCAGAAAACCACTTAATTTCATTATCTTAATGTTCAATGAATCGTTAAATAAACGTGTATTAATTAAACCATATTAATTAcaagaatttattaataacgaGCAAAAACCAAATTAAGAAACGACGCCACCGAAAGCACGCCACCAATTGATTGAGGTTAgtaacgagagaaagaaagcgaaactattgacactgcatataCAATTTCGTGTCATGCAAAATGAACATACGAGTCCAAACTGTTGTACCAAACTgtttaacattatattttaGCGACTCTGAACTTTTGAACATATCGAAAAGACATCTTTCTTTAAAAATGGAAGAAGCTCGATTAAACAGAcaatgaaatgaaatcgcagcgcgaactcgttcgttcgcgatctttcgaaAGAATGGACTCACGCAACGCACTCCTGCGCACAAAATAACTTCAAGATTCAGTGGAAAAGAAGAATAGATTTTTATATCTCATTCTAAGTCAAATAAGTATCATTGTACAGAATGGGCACAGAATGGATTCGACATAGTCAAGACAtatcgcacggtgtcccacggtatcctacggtgtccaacggtgtccaacggtgcagcccagtctggatcatccaaaattctgttcgtgGCATTTGGGGATCCAAACtggaccaacgatgtcccacgttgcagtccagtctagatcatccaaaattcctTTGGCGGTATTGGAGATCCAAActggactggtgcgtagttcttagcttggtatcgttttccaaagattaatcaacggattaattttttggaaaacgatgccaattaccaggtctcaccacgcggaggtgactacgcaagagacccgcccatgggttatttaacattgCACAttgatctcgacattcaacctatTGGCAGAATGCTGAGTActgactctacttgaccatgggcctgcgtaaagaaatagttgtttcgtaccctaactgcgaaacacatatctccaacgcagcacttacatgaatctttacaaacgtagaacaaaatatacataacgcgacatctatctcccacacaacgattacatagatcagtacaaatattgtacaataattggcatCCGAATTGGctgcattcggtatcaaagacacatttatctaacttggaacgaatgaaagaaaatgaagctaacgaacgaactaacaaacttacgcgacgtacccccgtgcaccggataacccgaaggattagcggaaagcccaagtattgaccataactcgattcctgtttcgccgttcgaaacttatacgagtcgcggtcgatggcgccgaccgatgatgccagtgatccgctggtgatccagccgtggatccagcacataggccggcaacttaacacactccaactgaatatgtggaacccggggaggggccgctgaacaggattacgaaggcgtggccccaactgaacagtggggcccacccccgcgggcccgaacaggattacggaggacgtgaaattgcaggtctctgcccgagtaccgaagtaccaatcggacaggagtgcagatccacgactgaatccccaacagattcgcaagcatcagcggcgcgacgacaactcccgcgatccggtgcgaacgtcgagcagtcgtcgagcagtcaccaagactgaggtgtgcttgggccgccttacgaatccaaagagttgtccagtgcacgttgacccgcacgtacccggaatacgcacgagcgagtacgtcacgcgacagattgaaacaactgagcgatcgcaaaccgacaaatcgcggatacaatttttcgttccaagatggataagtatcgttgtacagaatgagctcacaatgtaCTTAACATAGacatctatcttacgattaattaaggctaaaaAGCACACATTCCACGGCGTCCCCCGGTGTCCCGCGGTGCGCAACGGTGTTCCACgctgtccaacgttgtccaacgtcgtccaacgtcgtccaacggtgtcccacggtgtcccacggtgtcccacggtgtccaacggtgtccaacggtgtccaacggtgtcccacggtgtcccacggtgtcccagggtgtcccacggtgtcccacggtgtcccacggtgtcccacggtgtcccacggtgtccaacgttgtcccacggtgtccaacgttgtcccacggtgtccaacgttgtcccacggtgtcccacggtgtccagcgttgtccaacgttttccaacgtcgtccaacgttgtccaacgtcgtccagcgttgtccaacgttgtccaacgtcgtccaacgttgtcccactgtgtcccacggtgtccaacgttgtccaacgttgtccaacgttgttcaacgttgtccaacgttgtccaacggtgtccaacggtgtccaacgttgtccaacggtgtcccactgtgtcccacggtgtcccacggtgtccagcgttgtccaacgttgtccaacggtgtcccacggtgtcccacggtgtcccacggtgtcccacggtgtcccacggtgtccaacgtggtccaacggtgtccagcgttgtccaacgttgtccaacgtcgtccaacgttgtcccacggtgtcccacggtgtcccacggtgtccaacgatgtccaacgttgtcccacggtgtccagcgttgtccaacgttgtccaacgtcgtccaacgttgtcccacggtgtcccacgttgtcccacggtgtccaacgttgcccaacggcttcccacggtgtcccacggtgtcccacggtgtcccacggcgtccaacggtgtcccacggtgtccaacgttgtccaacggtttcccacggtgtccaacgttgtccaacggtttcccacggtgtccaacgttgtccaacggtgtcccacggtgtcccacggtgtccaacgttgtcccatggtgtcccacggtgtccagcgttgaccaacgttgtccaacgtcgtccaacgttgtcccacggtgtcccacggtgtcccacggtgtccagcgttgaccaacgttgtccaacgttgtccaacggtgtcccacggtgtcccacggtgtcccacggtgtcccacggtgtcccacggtgtcccacggtgtcccacggtgtccaacgttgtcccatggtgtcccacggtgtccagcgttgtccaacgttgtccaacgtcgtccaacgttgtccaacgtcgtccaacgttgtccaacgtcgtccaacgtcgtccagcggtgtccaacgttgtcccacggtgtcccacggtgtccaacggtgtcccacggtgtcccacggtgtcccacggtgtccaacggtgtcccacggtgtcccacggtgtccaacgttatcccacggtgtcccacggtgtcccacggtgtcccacggtgtcccacggtgtcccacggtgtccagcgttgtccaacgttgtccaacgttgtccaacggtgtcccacggtgtccaacggtgtcccacggtgtccaacggtgtcccacggtgtccaacggtgtcccacggtgtcccacggtgttcaacgttgtccaacggtgtcccacggtgtccaacgttgtccaacggtgtcccacggtgtcccacggtgtccaacgtcgtccagcggtgtccaacgttgtcccacggtgtcccacggtgtccaacggtgtcccacggtgtcccacggtgtcccacggtgtcccacggtgtcccacggtgtccagcgttgtccaacgttgtccaacggtgtcccacggtgtccaacgttgcccaacggcttcccacggtgtcccacggtgtcccacggtgtcccacggcgtccaacggtgtcccacggtgtccaacgttgtccaacggtgtcccacggtgtcccacggtgtccaacgttgtcccatggtgtcccacggtgtcccacggtgtcccacggtgtccagcgttgtccaacgttgtccaacgttgtccaacggtgtcccacggtgtcccacggtgtcccacggtgtccaacgttgcccaacggcttcccacggtgtcccacggtgtcccacggtgtccaacgttgtccaacgttgtcccacggtgtcccacggtatcccacggtgtccagcgttgtccaacgttctccaacgttgtcccacggtgtccaacgttgtccaacgttgtccaacgtcgtccaacgttgtccctcggtgtcccacggtgtccaacgttgtccaacgtcgtccaacgttgtcccacggtgtcccacggtgtcccacggtgtccaacgttgtccaacgttgtccaacggtgtccaacggtgtccaacggtgtcccacggtgtcccacggtgttcaacgtcgtcccacgttgtcccacggtgtcccacggtgtcccacggtgtcccacggtgtccagcgttgaccaacgttgtccaacgtcgtccaacgttgtcccacggtgtcccacggtgtcccacggtgtccagcgatgtccaacgttgtccaacggtgtcccacggagtcccacggtgtcccacggtgtcccacggtgtcccacggtgtcccacggtgtccaacgtggtccaacggtgtccagcgttgtccaacgttgtccaacgtggtccaacggtgtccagcgttgtccaacgttgtccaacgtcgtccaacgttgtcccacggtgtcccacggtgtcccacggtgtcccttggtgtccaacgtcgtccaacgttgtccaacgtcgtcccacggtgtcccacggtgtccaacgttgtccaacggtgtccagcgttgtccaacgttgtccaaggtcgtccaacgttgtcccacggtgtcccacggtgtctcacggtgtcccacggtgtcccacggtatccagcgttgtccaacgttgtccaacgtcgtccaacgttgtcccacggtgtcccacggtgtcccacggtgtcccacggtgtccctcggtgtccaacgtcgtccagcggtgtccaacgttgtccacggtgtccaatgttgtccaacggtgtccagcgttgtccaacgttgtccaacgtcgtccaacgttgtcccacggtgtcccacggtgtcccacggtgtcccacggtgtccaacggtgtcccacggtgtcccacggtgtcccacggtgtccaacgttgtccaacgttgtccaacggtgtccaacggtgtccaacggtgtcccacggtgtcccacggtgttcaacgtcgtcccacgttgtcccacggtgtcccacggtgtcccacggtgtccagcgttgaccaacgttgtccaacgtcgtccaacgttgtcccacggtgtcccacggtgtcccacggtgtccagcgttgtccaacgttgtccaacgttgtccaacgtcgtccagcgttgtccaacgttgtccaacgtcgtccaacgttgtcccacggtgtcccacggtgtcccacggtgtccaacgttgtccaacgttgtcccacggtgtcccacggtgtcccacggtgtccagcgttgaccaacgttgtccaacgtcgtccaacgttgtcccacggtgtcccacggtgtcccacggtgtccagcgttgtccaacgttgtccaacggtgtcccacggtgtcccacggtgtcccacggtgtcccacggtgtcccacggtgtcccacggtgtcccacggtgtcccacggcgtccaacggtgtcccacggtgtccaacgttgtccaacggtttcccacggtgtccaacgttgtccaacggtgtcccacggtgtcccacggtgtccaacgttgtcccatggtgtcccacggtgtccagcgttgtccaacgttgtccaacgtcgtccaacgttgtccaacgtcgtccaacgttgtccaacgtcgtccaacgtcgtccagcggtgtccaacgttgtcccacggtgtctcacggtgtccaacggtgtcccacggtgtcccacggtgtcccacggtgtcccacggtgtccaacggtgtcccacgatgtcccatggtgtccagcgttgaccaacgttgtccaacgtcgtccaacgttgtcccacggtgtcccacggtgtcccacggtgtccagcgttgtccaacgttgtccaacggtgtcccacggtgtcccacggtgtcccacggtgtcccacggtgtccaacggtgtcccacggtgtccaacggtgtcccacggtgtccaacggtgtcccacggtgtcccacggtgttcaacgttgtccaacggtgtcccacggtgtccaacgttgtccaacggtgtcccacggtgtcccacggt of Bombus terrestris chromosome 5, iyBomTerr1.2, whole genome shotgun sequence contains these proteins:
- the LOC100648508 gene encoding uncharacterized protein LOC100648508; protein product: MMTFAKFSLIICLFGILLWEIHGQGMMIDPISRSSAWRKGFPVEVNINDHELSCGGPTIQFTQNNGLCGVCGDDYAMPRPRPNENGGLYGTGVIVQRYKVGSIINVKVKLIANDLGHFRFNLCPLEGPNDLETEMCFNQYPLQLYNSYPDDKFYLPNYEKDFYISIQLPPNVICEHCVLRWTYEIGNHVSRCYNGEVSFGCGSQKTFRNCADIAITLS